A genome region from Myxocyprinus asiaticus isolate MX2 ecotype Aquarium Trade chromosome 12, UBuf_Myxa_2, whole genome shotgun sequence includes the following:
- the LOC127449023 gene encoding E3 ubiquitin-protein ligase RNF135 isoform X1: protein MSTVYEDIVKFVASNLKCSICFEIFTKPVTLVCGHNYCQKCIKEYLKNAKRDCPHCRKDVSNSKLEINFTLCAILELQELGGRERWEQILTEVDQEYKAQQTGRTNTKVESLIKHLDWLKAEIKKTEDKLSAELNSNQAYEDGIGISKNLTSSLEASTSSLYSDAAICADTNSSLASGENQEQLSQPEEGSSQELVEEDPMDSDSLLEDARLPPSAEALQYNRNSAEAAPNAEFAELSFSPHLGNRRLSFLTESRTIKTQPSQQVRTSNGRFDDCQWMADQQFTGGRFYWDVNITGSTGWAVGVALNNLKHNERLGRTSSSWCLEKSSGQLIACHNNTKTCIKHSVPKSIRVLLDMTNGQLCFQSLCENLLELHSFQVDLATPLSPVFWLYGLSSNSLSFPRPYV, encoded by the exons ATGTCGACAGTATATGAAGACATTGTGAAGTTCGTCGCGAGCAATCTTAAATGTTCGATTTGTTTTGAGATTTTCACAAAGCCAGTTACTCTAGTTTGCGGGCACAACTATTGTCAGAAGTgcatcaaagaatatttgaaaaACGCAAAGAGAGACTGCCCACATTGCCGAAAAGATGTAAGCAATAGTAAACTAGAAATTAATTTTACTCTTTGTGCCATTCTGGAATTACAGGAGCTTGGTGGTCGCGAGAGATGGGAGCAGATTCTGACAGAAGTGGATCAAGAATATAAAGCGCAACAGACTGGGAGAACTAATACTAAAGTG GAGAGTTTAATTAAACATCTGGATTGGTTAAAAGCGGAGATCAAAAAGACAGAAGACAAACTTTCAGCTGAACTAAATTCAAACCAGGCATATGAG GATGGGATTGGCATTTCTAAAAACCTGACTTCTTCGCTTGAAGCTTCCACTTCATCTCTATACAGTGATGCTGCAATCTGTGCTGACACGAATTCTAGTCTGGCATCAGGAGAAAATCAGGAGCAACTTTCTCAGCCTGAAGAG GGGAGTTCACAGGAGTTGGTAGAGGAAGATCCAATGGATTCAGACTCACTGCTTGAGGATGCTCGTCTACCTCCTAGTGCAGAAGCACTGCAGTACAACAGGAACAGTGCTGAGG CTGCTCCTAATGCAGAGTTTGCCGAGCTTTCCTTCTCTCCCCACCTGGGAAACAGGCGTTTGTCTTTTTTAACAGAGAGCCGTACAATAAAGACTCAGCCTAGCCAGCAAGTTAGAACTTCAAATGGCCGGTTTGATGACTGTCAGTGGATGGCAGACCAGCAATTTACAGGTGGACGGTTTTACTGGGATGTGAACATCACAGGCAGCACTGGATGGGCTGTTGGTGTGGCACTTAACAATCTAAAGCATAATGAGAGGTTGGGAAGAACCTCCTCATCTTGgtgtttggaaaagagcagcgggCAACTGATTGCTTGCCACAATAATACGAAGACCTGTATAAAGCATAGTGTCCCTAAAAGTATCAGAGTTCTGCTGGACATGACTAATGGGCAACTATGCTTTCAGAGTCTGTGTGAGAACCTGCTTGAATTACACAGTTTCCAGGTGGATTTAGCTACCCCTCTCAGTCCTGTCTTCTGGCTCTATGGGTTGTCCAGTAATTCTTTATCCTTTCCTAGACCTTATGTTTAG
- the LOC127449023 gene encoding E3 ubiquitin-protein ligase RNF135 isoform X2, which produces MSTVYEDIVKFVASNLKCSICFEIFTKPVTLVCGHNYCQKCIKEYLKNAKRDCPHCRKDESLIKHLDWLKAEIKKTEDKLSAELNSNQAYEDGIGISKNLTSSLEASTSSLYSDAAICADTNSSLASGENQEQLSQPEEGSSQELVEEDPMDSDSLLEDARLPPSAEALQYNRNSAEAAPNAEFAELSFSPHLGNRRLSFLTESRTIKTQPSQQVRTSNGRFDDCQWMADQQFTGGRFYWDVNITGSTGWAVGVALNNLKHNERLGRTSSSWCLEKSSGQLIACHNNTKTCIKHSVPKSIRVLLDMTNGQLCFQSLCENLLELHSFQVDLATPLSPVFWLYGLSSNSLSFPRPYV; this is translated from the exons ATGTCGACAGTATATGAAGACATTGTGAAGTTCGTCGCGAGCAATCTTAAATGTTCGATTTGTTTTGAGATTTTCACAAAGCCAGTTACTCTAGTTTGCGGGCACAACTATTGTCAGAAGTgcatcaaagaatatttgaaaaACGCAAAGAGAGACTGCCCACATTGCCGAAAAGAT GAGAGTTTAATTAAACATCTGGATTGGTTAAAAGCGGAGATCAAAAAGACAGAAGACAAACTTTCAGCTGAACTAAATTCAAACCAGGCATATGAG GATGGGATTGGCATTTCTAAAAACCTGACTTCTTCGCTTGAAGCTTCCACTTCATCTCTATACAGTGATGCTGCAATCTGTGCTGACACGAATTCTAGTCTGGCATCAGGAGAAAATCAGGAGCAACTTTCTCAGCCTGAAGAG GGGAGTTCACAGGAGTTGGTAGAGGAAGATCCAATGGATTCAGACTCACTGCTTGAGGATGCTCGTCTACCTCCTAGTGCAGAAGCACTGCAGTACAACAGGAACAGTGCTGAGG CTGCTCCTAATGCAGAGTTTGCCGAGCTTTCCTTCTCTCCCCACCTGGGAAACAGGCGTTTGTCTTTTTTAACAGAGAGCCGTACAATAAAGACTCAGCCTAGCCAGCAAGTTAGAACTTCAAATGGCCGGTTTGATGACTGTCAGTGGATGGCAGACCAGCAATTTACAGGTGGACGGTTTTACTGGGATGTGAACATCACAGGCAGCACTGGATGGGCTGTTGGTGTGGCACTTAACAATCTAAAGCATAATGAGAGGTTGGGAAGAACCTCCTCATCTTGgtgtttggaaaagagcagcgggCAACTGATTGCTTGCCACAATAATACGAAGACCTGTATAAAGCATAGTGTCCCTAAAAGTATCAGAGTTCTGCTGGACATGACTAATGGGCAACTATGCTTTCAGAGTCTGTGTGAGAACCTGCTTGAATTACACAGTTTCCAGGTGGATTTAGCTACCCCTCTCAGTCCTGTCTTCTGGCTCTATGGGTTGTCCAGTAATTCTTTATCCTTTCCTAGACCTTATGTTTAG